A section of the Xiphias gladius isolate SHS-SW01 ecotype Sanya breed wild chromosome 8, ASM1685928v1, whole genome shotgun sequence genome encodes:
- the fam107b gene encoding protein FAM107B isoform X1 encodes MTTMFRYPVFPHLQDPCDPGLSLSPGRSVMAEPDYLEGDCDELIKPKKLINPVKNSRNHQDLHRELLMNQKRGLAPQNKPELQKVLEKRKREQVLKAQKEEQEAHKKRSDLEIELMKRQQKLEQQELEQQKIEEEQENTPEFVKMKGNLRRTKQETDGEERTT; translated from the exons ATGACGACAATGTTCAGATACCCCGTCTTTCCTCATTTGCAGG ATCCGTGTGACCCTGGTCTATCGCTGTCACCAGGGAGGAGTGTCATGGCGGAGCCAGACTATCTGGAGGGAGACTGTGATGAGCTCATCAAACCCAAGAAGCTGATCAACCCAGTCAAGAACTCCCGTAACCATCAGGACCTGCACCGAGAGCTGCTCATGAACCAGAAGAG GGGCCTGGCTCCTCAGAACAAACCCGAGCTCCAGAAGGTtctggagaagaggaagagggagcaAGTTCTTAAGGCTcagaaggaggagcaggaggccCACAAGAAGAGGAGCGACCTGGAGATAGAGCTTATGAAAAGGCAGCAGAAACTAGAGCAG caggagctggagcaACAAAAAATTGAGGAGGAACAGGAGAACACCCCCGAGTTTGTGAAGATGAAAGGCAACCTGCGCAGGACCAAGCAGGAGACCGACGGGGAGGAGCGAACCACCTAA
- the fam107b gene encoding protein FAM107B isoform X2 → MAEPDYLEGDCDELIKPKKLINPVKNSRNHQDLHRELLMNQKRGLAPQNKPELQKVLEKRKREQVLKAQKEEQEAHKKRSDLEIELMKRQQKLEQQELEQQKIEEEQENTPEFVKMKGNLRRTKQETDGEERTT, encoded by the exons ATGGCGGAGCCAGACTATCTGGAGGGAGACTGTGATGAGCTCATCAAACCCAAGAAGCTGATCAACCCAGTCAAGAACTCCCGTAACCATCAGGACCTGCACCGAGAGCTGCTCATGAACCAGAAGAG GGGCCTGGCTCCTCAGAACAAACCCGAGCTCCAGAAGGTtctggagaagaggaagagggagcaAGTTCTTAAGGCTcagaaggaggagcaggaggccCACAAGAAGAGGAGCGACCTGGAGATAGAGCTTATGAAAAGGCAGCAGAAACTAGAGCAG caggagctggagcaACAAAAAATTGAGGAGGAACAGGAGAACACCCCCGAGTTTGTGAAGATGAAAGGCAACCTGCGCAGGACCAAGCAGGAGACCGACGGGGAGGAGCGAACCACCTAA
- the LOC120793015 gene encoding glycine cleavage system H protein, mitochondrial-like encodes MATCGLFRSLSSNFSTVLPLLTRSAPLPHLRLASKPYFRRTLASSSRLAAALKFTDKHEWIRVEDDGIGTVGISNFAQEALGDVVYCGLPEVGTQLAQQDEFGALESVKAASELYSPLTGEVVEVNTLLADNPGLVNKSCYKDGWLMKMTIANPAELDTLMDEAAYERYIRSIED; translated from the exons ATGGCTACCTGTGGGCTGTTCCGCTCCCTGTCTTCCAACTTTTCCACAGTTTTGCCTTTACTTACCCGCTCGGCTCCGCTCCCTCATTTGCGGCTGGCATCTAAACCTTACTTTCGGAGAACACTAGCCTCTTCTAGCCGATTAGCAGCAG CACTTAAGTTCACAGACAAGCACGAATGGATTCGAGTAGAAGACGACGGAATCGGGACTGTCGGTATCAGCAACTTCGCGCAA GAGGCTCTGGGAGATGTAGTTTACTGTGGACTGCCAGAGGTGGGCACACAGCTGGCTCAGCAAG ATGAATTTGGAGCTCTGGAAAGTGTAAAGGCAGCCAGTGAGCTCTATTCCCCTTTGACTGGAGAGGTTGTAGAGGTCAATACACTACTGGCAGACAACCCTGGTCTGGTCAACAAATCCTGTTACAAAGATG GTTGGCTGATGAAGATGACCATTGCCAATCCTGCTGAGCTTGACACTCTAATGGACGAAGCGGCCTATGAGAGATACATCCGCTCCATTGAGGACTAA